In Streptomyces liangshanensis, the DNA window CCCGTCTGGTTCCTCCTGGACGGCGACGACCTGATCTTCAACACCGGCAAGGAGTCGGTGAAGGGCCGTAACCTGCGGCGCGACAACCGCGTCGCGCTGTGCGTGGACGACGAGCGGCCCCCGTTCTCCTTCGTCGTGATCGAGGGCCGGGCCGAACTGAGCGAGGACCCGGAGCAGCTCCTGGCGTGGGCGGTCCGGCTCGGCGGGCGGTACATGGGCGAGGACCTCGCCCAGCAGGTCGGCGAGCGCAATGCCGGGCCCGGGGAGCTGCTCGTGCGCGTGCGGGTCGACAAGGTCGTGAGCCTGGCGGAGATCGCGGGCTGACCTGGGGGCTTTCGTCGGACCGCCGGCGCCACCGGCACCTCACACCGCGGGACCGGCCGTG includes these proteins:
- a CDS encoding PPOX class F420-dependent oxidoreductase; the encoded protein is MASHMSKDQWHAFVGEGTRTAKLSTVRADGSPHIAPVWFLLDGDDLIFNTGKESVKGRNLRRDNRVALCVDDERPPFSFVVIEGRAELSEDPEQLLAWAVRLGGRYMGEDLAQQVGERNAGPGELLVRVRVDKVVSLAEIAG